In Anabrus simplex isolate iqAnaSimp1 chromosome 4, ASM4041472v1, whole genome shotgun sequence, a single genomic region encodes these proteins:
- the kud gene encoding transmembrane protein 258, with protein MIELESMSRYVSPVNPAVFPHLTVVLLGIGIFFTAWFFVYEVTSTKFTRDIFKELLVALVAAIFTGLGVLFLLLWVGIYV; from the coding sequence ATTGAACTAGAATCAATGTCGAGATATGTTTCTCCAGTTAATCCAGCTGTTTTCCCCCATCTGACGGTCGTGCTACTGGGAATTGGAATATTTTTTACAGCATGGTTCTTTGTGTATGAAGTTACAAGTACGAAGTTTACCCGAGATATCTTCAAAGAGCTCCTTGTGGCACTAGTTGCTGCCATATTCACAGGACTTGGCGTTCTCTTCCTTCTCCTGTGGGTTGGGATCTACGTATGA